Within the Thermoplasmatales archaeon genome, the region ACAACCAATACCATATAATCAACACATCTATGTTTATACCCGCCCCCCCCAACATATTATTAGCCGCCCCGGACCTTCAGCGTGGGCGCGGGAATTATTATTTTTTCCCCCAAGAAACAAACAAAGGAGGCCCGTTATCATGTCTGATAGTATTGAAAATTTTCAAAGGGCAAGAAAAATTACGGAAATCAGAAATGAACTCAGAGAATATGACTTTGAAATGAGATTACTAAGGGATGCTGAAATGCATCTTGCAATAGCAGGCGACGGCGAAGCAATTTACTTATTCATGATACTACTACCATATCAGGAAAAATTCAAAATACTGAAAAGACACATTTGGAAGTTCAAAACACTAACCTACAAATTCAAGGCAAGGCCATATCTTGTCACATATAATGTTATGACAGCATTTTACCCGCTACATGCACTTGAAGATGCTGGAAAATACTTTGTTTTGGATACAGAAAAATCGAAAGGGATGATGTTTTCTTTTGGTACGATAGTATCAGAGCAATTACAAGAGAGACTCGCAGTTTAATCTTTTCATTATTTTAATTATTTTTTGAAAGGTGTTACATGAATGAAATCTCTGCACTGTACGGGCCGATTACCTCTATGGACTCTTCCTTGAAATTTTTTGTGAGTCTTCCCTTCTTGTTTGTGATGAACTCTGGTATTTCTTGCGGTTGTAAAATTGTATAGTATTCTGTTTTTATTCTTAAGGGCCTTTGGCCTACGAGAGCGACAATGGCATGAACCCAAGGTCTCCTGGTACCAATATTTTTTATTAAGAAGTTCCTTAAAGCCACTGCGTTGGCTTTTGCCTGCCTACCAGGTCTTCTAGTTACTTTTTTCCATTTTGGGTTTAATATGCTGCCCTCTTTCAAGTACCACTCATCTCCTTTTATGAGGTATTCACCTTCGTAATTTTTAGTTTCAACTACGAAGATCCCGTTCGATCCGATTACTACATGATCAATATTCCCTGTGTCACCAGGTAATTTCACATCATAGAAAATAAAATAACCCTCAGGTAATTTTTCTAATTCATTATTTACTATCTCTTCTCCTTCTAATCCTTTTTTCCAACTGTATCCTTCACATATACCATATATTAATATTATTATACCTGCAAATACACTGAGAATGGCCAATAAGAAGCCGTTTATTAACCAAATGAAACCTATTATGCCCATACTTACTCCTATGATCTCTATTAGTCTATAATCATAAGCTTTGTTTTCAGTGTAAGTTCTTCGCAACGTTAGGAACCTTCTTACCGGTTCTGGCTCCTGTGACCTTGCGTATTCCGAATATTCAAGTAGAGTCTCATAATATTTGAGTTTGCTTCCACAATCACAAATTTCGAATATCTCCTCTTCATCCTCAATTGGATAAAAAGTATCACAATTGTCACATATCAAATAGGGCATTAAAATCAAGCCCCCCACAATCCGCATTATTGTTCAAGTCACTCTTAAAACTTCTTTTTAACAGCATATACAATAGACTATTGTAACCTGCCAATAGACTACAATAGACTCTACAATAATCTACTGTAACATACCAATAGAATACAGTAGACCACCAATAGACTACAATAAACACCCAAATAATATCTAGTAGACTATCCATAATCTACAATAGACTACAATATTATATTGTAGAATCTACAATAGACTACAATATGAAATATTTAAGTTCCACAATCAAATGTTATGAACGTAAATACAAACGTAAAGGCCGCCAATACACCACCACACAATATACAATCAACCTCAGAAAAGAAGAAGTCGAATCACAAGACTTCAAATGCGACGAAGAAATATGCATACTCCCAAAACCAGAATTCAAAGAACTAATAGAAACCCACCAAAAACATCAAAAGATACTAGAAGAAAACAGACAACTAACAAAACAACTAGGCCAAATACAAGCCGACTATGACAAATTAAAAAATGAATACAGGCACCTAGAAGAAGTGTACAAAAAGAGGGAAAAACAAATCAGCCACTTAGAAAATGAAGTAGAAAGACTACAAAACAGAGGAATATTCGAAATCATCCTAGAAAAATTGACAAAGAGAAAAGCAATAGAAAAACCAAAAAAAGAATGATCTTTCGGTTCATTCTAAAATCTTCGATTCTAAAATCAATTCATCTATCTCTCTAATATACCCTCCAAGATATTTCTCTCTAATCTTATCTCGCAATTGCCATGAAACACCCTTTACATCAAGCCCACTTTTTATCCTATTTAATTCTTCGTGACACTTTTTACTTAATAGAGCCAGTTTTTTATGAACTCCATTTCTCTCATCAAATCTAGGGATAGGAAACATTAAATGCGTTCTACTTATATGTCGTTCACCATAACTGCCCCTCGCCTGTAATGGTTTTTTAAGTTCATTCAATACATTAGAATTGAAAATAGCGTTAATATAATGTGCCTCTGTCTCACTAGAAGTTGCATAAAAATAGCTTGTGTAATCAACTACAAATCCACTAGGTTTGATTTTCTTGTTGAATTTTAATTTTTCAATTTCGCTTGTGTTGATCACACAAGAATAAATGTTAGTTCCACTACTATTATATAGTACTATGTGTTTGGCCTCAGGATTTTGCGAACTCAACTTGTTACGGTAATTTAAATATGTAATCACTCTCGGATGCTCTTTTAAGTTTCTCTCTGTGGCGTTACTTATCCATGATTTTTGTGCTTTTTCTAGCCATTGGGCCATTTGAGAATATCCTCTGTCTCTTAAAGCATTTGTGTCAAGAATTTCATATCCTCTACTGGTAGGTATTATTGGGAGTACCACTGGAGAAAGTTTGAAATAACCAAAGGGAAGCAGATCTTTACTTAATAAGGTTGCATATATAAACTTTTCTTCAACTTTGCCTTTTATTGAACCCCAATCTTTTTTTTGATTTTTTAATGCGTCTTCTGATGATCTACAAAAAGGTTTTCTCGGATCTATACCAAATCTAGGATGACTGATAAAATCTATGAACCAAAATGGCCTTGGTACTATCGTCGCGCCTTGTTTAAATCTCTCGTAATACCAGCTCTTTTTACCACTTAAGACTAATGGATAATATTGATCTTTTTTAAAAGATAGGTAATGTTCTGCTTCTGTCAGTTTTATGTTCTTTTTGGGTAACTTACCCTCGAATTTTATGAGTGGGACGGGATACTCTGTCTTCTTTTCCTTGAGGGCTACGAGAACACATGAAGGCACATTAAAGAGTGGCTTTACATCTTCCAGATCAAATATTCTAAGGAGTTTCATTGAAGGCTTAAATTCGAATCTTTGGAATCTTTTATGCTGTTCTGCTCCGGTTAAAACGCTTCTTGGCATTACAAAGCTTATTACACCATTCTCCTTGAGGTATGACTTGCTGGCTTCAGAGAAAAAGAGCGTGGCCATTTCCATGTGGGTGAAGAGTTCTGTATCTTGTGAAGTAAGTAAACCAGCATTTAATATTTTCTTTTTTACAAATTCTTGGTATTTTTTGTTTTCGATGTATCGCATTGCTATCCATGGAGGGTTACCGACTATAATATCGAATTTGGATTCTGAGAACATTATGGGGGCGTAGAAGTTTTTTAGGATGAAAACCCAAATAGAATCTTTTTCTTGGTCTATCAAATTTATAATGGTTTTAAATGTTGATTCTAACGACCTGAATTCATTTTCAGGTATTGATGGCATATTACGTTCAAAAGTTCTTAAGGCATCTCTTTTGTTTCTGGATCTTCTATATTCATCTATGGCTTTTTTGATTGCTTCGAAAATTTTATTAAATAAACTTTTTTTGATGAAAATATCCTTTGGTATCCTGAGACGTGCGTCATCTGCAGATACTTCATAAACTTCAAGTGTTCCTTGTCCTTTCCCTCCCTCAACGATACTAATCTGAGCTTTTGGCATTTTTATGGAATCTGCCACATATACCGGTATATTTATTTCACCCTTTCTGTACTTGATCAAGTCACCTAAAGCTATGAGATAATTGGCTCTTGCAATGACAACGGCAAGCGGATTAACATCTACCCCAACTATATTATCTAATATAAAACTTAGGAGACCTTCAGGATCTTCTCTTATTGTCTTTTTCATGATTTGGATCGCATTTGTTAGGAAGGTTCCTGAACCGCAAGCCGGGTCTAGAATCCTTGGAAAGCCACTATTGTGCTTTTTCCATGCTTTTATGGCCTCTATTAAGGTTAGTTCTGCTAGCCATTCAGGAGTATAATATTCTCCTATCCTGTGTCTCTGACCTCTTCCGATAATTTCTTCGTATATTTCTTTGAAGAAGTCTTCATCGATATCAGCAAAATTGTATATTTTTAGTTCCATTGTGAGGTCTCTGGCTAATTTTATAGCCTTGTTTTTTATTTTGGGGTCTAGGATCCATGTGAAGAAATCTTCTTCTGTTAAGTTTTCGATGCCATACAAGTCGAAATATTCACCTGATAGAACTTGTGGTATGTCATCTAGGGAGCTAGCACCATCGTTTAATTTTAGGTAGACTATTATTTTTACAAGGGTTACTAGATACGTGTTATCTATGAAAGATTCTGTTTTTGGTTCGCTTCCATATACTATTTCCATGTTTTTACGCCATAAATCAAATTTAAGTCTTATATCTTCTCTATCTCCAAGTTTATTCCAGAGTTTTTCAAGTTCATCGACGATTAAATGGTATGTCGGGCTTCCCGGCCCAAATCTTGCTTTTAGATCATGAGCCGAAGGTTTAATCTGTGATCGTGAAAACAGGAACGAATCGAACCATTTGAAGACTTCTTCTGGAGACTCTTCTTCAAGGTTTAAATGGCTTATCTTCCTAAGATCTACTACTTGATTGTCTTCGATTATTGGTAAATATGCTTCAAATTCTATGGCATCTGTTATTATCCCAATATTTTTTTCGCTGGGATCTATTTCATATAATGCCTGGAGGTACTTCTTGATTTGCCTTTTGGCGTCATCAAATTCCCTTTCTAGGTCAACTTTCATTTCAAAAACAATATCAGAAAAAATTAAATCTGCTTTCCCTCTCACACCCATTACTTTACTTCTAAGAGCTTTTTCTATACCAGGGATCAGTTCAACAAGTTTGATACCGAAAAGTTCTTCAAGAAAACGAGACAGCACCATCATTTTTGCTTGGTGCGTATTAGCCTCCTTCGCATTTATAACGGCGTCATCAATCATCTGTTTAATTTCATCCATAGATAAAGCCATTTTAACCACTGAATTTATATTGTAAATCTAAATTTTAATATATTTACAATCCACTCTAGTTTCAGTCACACACTAAATTTCGATTTGTAACAGGAATGTACCCCACCAAAGTTAATATTTTTTAAATTGATTTTTTATAAACTGGGGAGATTGGGAGAGTAGATTTCGATTTGTAATGGGAGTGTATTGCTTGGTTTAGGTTAGTCTGAGAGAGTGAATTTCGATTTGTAAGTGGGTTTCGCAGGTCGGAATATTATATATCTTATGTAACAAAATATATTATAATATGTATATAATAGTTACATAAGATATCTTCTACAAACTCTAAATCAAAAAATGATGTTTTATCTGCATTTTTTTGACATGAAATAGGATCCTCAATTTTTATTTGATTTTTTCTTGTTTTTTGTTTGTTTTTTCTGTTTTGTTTTAGAAGTTGTTCAAATCGAAATTTTGCTGGTGTTTTTACAAGTCGAAAATTTCTCCTGGGGCGGGGTTTATTCTTGTTACAAGTCGAAATTTGGTGTCTATATCTAAATGAAAAATTTTACAAATCGAAGTTCACACCATGTAAACATAATTTTACAGGTCGAAATCTTACTCTGCTTGCAATTTATGTATCATATTGAGCAATAAATTAAGACAATTTAAATAGTTTAATAAAAAAATATGTTGTGGAGGTATTTAATGAACAATAAGTTGCCTCCCATTAAATTACCGTCTAGAGTTCATAACTTATGTAGAAGTCTTGATGTTTTTTATCAAGGTTATAATCTCAATTATAAGGCCTCTGATTTGGTAAAAGGTATGTATTATGCTATGAGGCCAGAGTGCAGATCTAATCCTGATTGGATGAGCCAGGTAGCTCACACTGGTAGGGAAATTTTATACCCGTTTTTTTCAAAAGAAAGCGAGAATAATATTTTAAAAATTTTTAATAAATATATAAATGATAATAATCTTTCAAAAAAAATTGATTCTGAGGATTTCAGAGGGATCTTTAGAACTTTGAAAAGTATTTATGGGAAGTTATCAGATTTAGCACATCATTGTAGCAATCCAAAAGAATTTTCTAAAGAGGAATGTTCAAATTTTTCAGAAAAGGAGTTTGAAGAATTAATTGAAAAATTTGTCCTTACCCTCGATAGAGTTCTCAGTCTCCAGCAGCTTTACATACATAAGTTGATTGATATTATTACACAAACAAAGCCAAAAAAATCAAAAAAGAAAGATATTGAAGTAATAATAGGGATTAATTTAGATTCAAAACAGTATTTTTATGATAAGACAGAGGAACATTGGTTGAATTTTCTTTGGGAAAACGGATTTCTAGATATTTCGGGCGCTGTTGAAACATATTTGAATGGATATTTTCCACCAGAGATTGATTATATTGCTAGAGTAGCTAAAAAGAAGCCCAAAAGTATTTTAAATATCATTAAAGATTTTCCAGTGCATGATAGTGAAAGTCCTCAAATAGCAATTGATTTAATTTTAAGGATTCTGGTAAATTTACCTGCCAAATGTATTTCTTCTTTAATTAAAAAAATTAAGGAAGAACAGTGGATAAGAATGTCCAACAATTTACACGCTTTACGGTATAAAGAAATATTAACAAAATTAAACAAAAAAGAAGAATATGAGTCATTATTAGAATTTCTAAGCATAATTTTGTCTGTTAAATCGAAAGATGAAATACGGAATGAAATAGAGAAACTCAAAGGTGAAAGAGGATACTATTTCCCATACATTTGCCCTTTTT harbors:
- a CDS encoding NERD domain-containing protein translates to MPYLICDNCDTFYPIEDEEEIFEICDCGSKLKYYETLLEYSEYARSQEPEPVRRFLTLRRTYTENKAYDYRLIEIIGVSMGIIGFIWLINGFLLAILSVFAGIIILIYGICEGYSWKKGLEGEEIVNNELEKLPEGYFIFYDVKLPGDTGNIDHVVIGSNGIFVVETKNYEGEYLIKGDEWYLKEGSILNPKWKKVTRRPGRQAKANAVALRNFLIKNIGTRRPWVHAIVALVGQRPLRIKTEYYTILQPQEIPEFITNKKGRLTKNFKEESIEVIGPYSAEISFM
- a CDS encoding N-6 DNA methylase is translated as MVKMALSMDEIKQMIDDAVINAKEANTHQAKMMVLSRFLEELFGIKLVELIPGIEKALRSKVMGVRGKADLIFSDIVFEMKVDLEREFDDAKRQIKKYLQALYEIDPSEKNIGIITDAIEFEAYLPIIEDNQVVDLRKISHLNLEEESPEEVFKWFDSFLFSRSQIKPSAHDLKARFGPGSPTYHLIVDELEKLWNKLGDREDIRLKFDLWRKNMEIVYGSEPKTESFIDNTYLVTLVKIIVYLKLNDGASSLDDIPQVLSGEYFDLYGIENLTEEDFFTWILDPKIKNKAIKLARDLTMELKIYNFADIDEDFFKEIYEEIIGRGQRHRIGEYYTPEWLAELTLIEAIKAWKKHNSGFPRILDPACGSGTFLTNAIQIMKKTIREDPEGLLSFILDNIVGVDVNPLAVVIARANYLIALGDLIKYRKGEINIPVYVADSIKMPKAQISIVEGGKGQGTLEVYEVSADDARLRIPKDIFIKKSLFNKIFEAIKKAIDEYRRSRNKRDALRTFERNMPSIPENEFRSLESTFKTIINLIDQEKDSIWVFILKNFYAPIMFSESKFDIIVGNPPWIAMRYIENKKYQEFVKKKILNAGLLTSQDTELFTHMEMATLFFSEASKSYLKENGVISFVMPRSVLTGAEQHKRFQRFEFKPSMKLLRIFDLEDVKPLFNVPSCVLVALKEKKTEYPVPLIKFEGKLPKKNIKLTEAEHYLSFKKDQYYPLVLSGKKSWYYERFKQGATIVPRPFWFIDFISHPRFGIDPRKPFCRSSEDALKNQKKDWGSIKGKVEEKFIYATLLSKDLLPFGYFKLSPVVLPIIPTSRGYEILDTNALRDRGYSQMAQWLEKAQKSWISNATERNLKEHPRVITYLNYRNKLSSQNPEAKHIVLYNSSGTNIYSCVINTSEIEKLKFNKKIKPSGFVVDYTSYFYATSSETEAHYINAIFNSNVLNELKKPLQARGSYGERHISRTHLMFPIPRFDERNGVHKKLALLSKKCHEELNRIKSGLDVKGVSWQLRDKIREKYLGGYIREIDELILESKILE